Proteins encoded in a region of the Trypanosoma brucei gambiense DAL972 chromosome 4, complete sequence genome:
- a CDS encoding receptor-type adenylate cyclase GRESAG translates to MIYHSETDGPHTPAASKSAGSAVWHCRLSTVMALLLFSNVLPAHSEGNIKVKVYSFIYSPYVEYRQVEAINAGLNASFAARQWTVAPNVTVQVVPPPPNNVEVVDALQRVATTEKGLFVVFGPLTDIETLHALPLLKREDLVAFAPSTGSSIVRGWNPNIYFIRASPTAELIALVRYAVSQLRLLRIGFMYLQDISFGDSEYKHAVELFSHMGRELCGVFTVKSSMEAFADDRAFEAAWEAFAKTRPQGVIAVAPPINDTMRFLNKIVADKRTRDAYVLAHSTLEFSIVGAWREALEAAGAPLKFGQVILTGTNPLAKNTLYRAIRRFQDHMRSYLSANPGVTVFNGTDNFDHDDVDGRLMVYGWIAGEVLSQALSSREWLTSRKAFMESLYNQRRYVIDDLVIGDFGGDCKGGAAKQGAACNCNQGGSLVLMNVIGSGYRLFPVNGGVTIFDSKKCYINKPRIPSPMSILSLTLFDTALPVDTYASMSEALYASTRGRESALSRRLFFHSMASSSAESARTLQHQLDTRSVTAVFGVVDDAMLSIAEVAFVDPVMLTPRLHHRGKNVIQLSPTLEQQLFVVVGYVTNTSARTPMSAIVT, encoded by the coding sequence atgatttaccacagtgaAACTGATGGTCCTCACACGCCTGCTGCGAGCAAATCCGCGGGCTCCGCTGTGTGGCACTGTCGCCTTTCCACCGTTATGGCACTGTTACTGTTCTCAAATGTTCTTCCAGCGCACTCAGAGGGAAACATAAAGGTGAAGGTTTACTCTTTCATTTATAGTCCCTACGTTGAGTACAGACAAGTTGAAGCAATAAATGCCGGCCTCAATGCGTCATTTGCCGCTCGCCAGTGGACTGTGGCACCCAATGTAACGGTGCAGGTTGTGCCGCCTCCCCCTAACAACGTTGAAGTAGTTGATGCCTTACAACGTGTTGCTACTACAGAAAAGggtttatttgttgtgtttggacCACTGACCGATATTGAAACATTACACGCACTTCCGTTGCTGAAGCGGGAAGATCTGGTTGCCTTCGCTCCATCTACAGGGTCGAGTATTGTGCGTGGATGGAATCCCAACATATATTTTATCCGCGCTTCACCCACTGCCGAGCTTATTGCATTGGTCCGGTATGCTGTCAGCCAACTGCGCCTGCTTCGGATTGGATTTATGTATCTTCAGGACATTTCGTTTGGTGATAGTGAGTATAAGCATGCAGTAGAGCTGTTCTCTCATATGGGTCGTGAGCTGTGCGGTGTGTTTACTGTAAAAAGCTCAATGGAAGCTTTTGCTGACGACAGAGCCTTCGAAGCGGCGTGGGAAGCGTTTGCGAAGACGCGGCCTCAGGGTGTAATCGCTGTTGCACCACCAATCAACGACACAATGAGGTTTCTGAATAAAATAGTGGCTGACAAACGTACACGCGACGCTTACGTACTGGCTCATTCAACACTCGAGTTTTCTATCGTAGGAGCGTGGCGCGAGGCATTGGAAGCTGCAGGGGCGCCTTTGAAATTTGGACAGGTAATATTGACTGGAACAAATCCACTAGCAAAAAACACACTCTACCGAGCAATCAGGCGCTTTCAGGATCACATGAGGTCGTACCTGAGCGCTAATCCTGGAGTGACTGTTTTCAATGGCACGGATAACTTCGACCACGACGACGTGGATGGGAGGCTTATGGTGTATGGGTGGATTGCGGGAGAAGTGCTGTCCCAGGCGCTAAGTAGTCGGGAGTGGCTAACAAGCAGGAAGGCATTCATGGAGTCACTGTATAACCAGCGCCGTTATGTTATTGACGATCTTGTGATTGGTGATTTTGGTGGAGACTGCAAAGGTGGGGCGGCTAAACAGGGAGCAGCATGCAACTGTAATCAGGGAGGAAGTCTGGTACTAATGAATGTTATTGGTAGTGGCTATAGATTATTTCCAGTCAACGGCGGAGTAACAATTTTTGATTCCAAAAAGTGTTACATAAACAAACCGAGAATCCCATCACCGATGAGTATCCTGTCCTTAACTTTGTTTGATACGGCGCTACCTGTGGATACATATGCGTCGATGTCCGAGGCGCTGTACGCTTCCACCAGGGGAAGAGAATCAGCCCTTTCACGGCGACTGTTCTTTCATTCAATGGCATCATCCTCAGCTGAAAGTGCCAGAACATTGCAGCATCAGCTTGACACAAGGAGTGTGACGGCTGTGTTTGGTGTCGTTGATGATGCGATGCTGTCCATTGCCGAAGTTGCTTTCGTTGACCCCGTGATGCTTACACCACGCCTGCATCATCGTGGCAAAAACGTGATTCAACTGTCGCCCACACTCGAGCAgcagttgtttgttgttgtgggttACGTGACAAACACAAGTGCCCGCACCCCTATGTCTGCCATCGTAACGTGA